TCGAGCGCACCATCGAGCCGCGCATCGTCGAGATGCTGAACTCCTCCAAGAGCCTGAAGGGTAAGACCCTCTGGGGGAAGAAGCAGAAGAAGACGCTGAAGGTGGTCAGCGGCGCGCCGCTGATCCTCAGTTGGGCGAGTTCCGGTTCCGAGCTTGCTGGTCAGGAAGCCGCGTTGGTCTTCATCGACGAACGTGACCGCCTGGCCGACGATATCGACGGCGAGGGCGATCCGGTCGAGCAGGGTGAGGCGCGTATCGGCTCCTACGCCAACGGCAAGATCGGGATCATCTCGACGCCAAAGACGGGCGTCATTTGGAAGGAGCGGCATCCCGAAACGGGGTTGGAGCATTGGGCAATCGCCGACCTAAAGAAGGTCAACAGCCCGATCATCAAGCTCTGGTGGGAAGGTTCGCGCCATGAAATGGCGTGGCCCTGCCCAGAATGCGGCGACTACTTCATCCCGCACTCTGGGCTGCTGGATTGGGA
The window above is part of the Azospirillum sp. TSH58 genome. Proteins encoded here:
- a CDS encoding phage terminase large subunit family protein; its protein translation is MGPAWRRIVFVCGAQEGKSRAVQAVIGKKLDHEPAPVIYYGPTKTFVERTIEPRIVEMLNSSKSLKGKTLWGKKQKKTLKVVSGAPLILSWASSGSELAGQEAALVFIDERDRLADDIDGEGDPVEQGEARIGSYANGKIGIISTPKTGVIWKERHPETGLEHWAIADLKKVNSPIIKLWWEGSRHEMAWPCPECGDYFIPHSGLLDWDGKADGTATSAQAARTVQDDLRMLRGADSRDAQGVDVRSHDAGRAGAAGGAGWNGGGA